Proteins co-encoded in one Phycisphaerae bacterium genomic window:
- a CDS encoding Gfo/Idh/MocA family oxidoreductase encodes MNRSARIGRRTLLKASGMLTGGILGLPYLVSHRALAAAGRPGANDRLTVGHIGVGGMGTYHLRNMVERMKRGQVNVVAVCDVDESRLAEASRNAGPQADVYRDYRYILERKDIDVVVIATPDHWHAVQTVHAAECGKHVYVEKPACCTIEEGKAMVRAARENRISVQVGSQGRSEHEAYLAHRYLVNDNIGRIDRVWCFHYPSPSDDNPVPDSEPPPELDWDLWLGPMRWRPYNRKYCPGAFRWIMESGGGQIRDRGAHVMSCAMWWMGADGTGPVTVEATGTRPTKGLWDAAVEMEVIYTFKNPDWTLIWSQHPDNAPKAEERRPDEPQITRPGYGAVYHGTKGTFTHWGGDGGTWAERKAREWVPPAGAKDVPKSPGHYEDWFEGITTGRKTIMNIEAAVGVANLCNLGNLAFILGRKIHWDQARQEIVGDEQARRMMGRPQRYPYHL; translated from the coding sequence ATGAATCGTTCAGCCAGGATCGGTCGTCGCACTCTCCTGAAGGCGAGCGGCATGCTGACTGGCGGCATCCTGGGGCTTCCGTATCTCGTCTCCCATCGCGCGCTCGCGGCCGCCGGCCGTCCGGGTGCGAACGATCGCCTGACCGTCGGGCACATCGGCGTCGGTGGCATGGGCACCTACCACCTGCGAAACATGGTCGAAAGAATGAAAAGGGGGCAGGTCAATGTCGTCGCCGTCTGCGATGTGGACGAGAGCCGCCTAGCCGAGGCATCCCGGAACGCCGGGCCGCAGGCCGATGTCTACCGCGATTATCGCTACATCCTGGAGCGCAAGGACATCGACGTGGTCGTCATCGCAACGCCCGACCACTGGCATGCGGTGCAGACGGTTCACGCGGCCGAATGCGGCAAGCACGTGTACGTCGAGAAGCCCGCTTGCTGCACCATTGAAGAAGGCAAGGCAATGGTCCGGGCCGCCCGCGAAAACAGAATCTCCGTGCAGGTTGGTTCACAGGGTCGCTCCGAGCACGAAGCATACCTTGCTCATCGGTACCTGGTGAACGACAACATCGGTCGCATCGACAGGGTCTGGTGTTTCCACTACCCGTCACCGTCCGATGACAATCCCGTTCCCGACAGCGAGCCGCCGCCTGAACTCGACTGGGACCTGTGGCTGGGCCCGATGCGCTGGCGACCATATAACCGGAAATACTGCCCGGGCGCGTTCCGCTGGATCATGGAATCGGGCGGCGGCCAAATCCGCGACCGCGGGGCCCACGTCATGAGCTGCGCCATGTGGTGGATGGGAGCTGATGGCACCGGCCCGGTGACGGTCGAAGCGACCGGCACGCGGCCAACCAAGGGCTTGTGGGACGCCGCTGTCGAAATGGAGGTCATCTACACGTTCAAGAACCCTGACTGGACATTGATCTGGAGCCAGCATCCGGACAACGCCCCCAAGGCTGAAGAACGACGCCCGGATGAACCTCAAATCACGCGGCCCGGCTATGGCGCGGTGTATCACGGCACCAAAGGCACCTTCACCCACTGGGGTGGTGACGGGGGTACTTGGGCGGAGCGAAAGGCCCGCGAATGGGTCCCGCCTGCCGGTGCCAAGGACGTCCCCAAGAGCCCTGGCCACTACGAAGACTGGTTCGAAGGCATCACGACCGGCAGGAAAACCATCATGAATATCGAGGCGGCCGTCGGCGTGGCCAATCTGTGCAATCTCGGGAATCTGGCCTTTATCCTCGGCCGGAAGATTCACTGGGACCAAGCTCGGCAGGAAATCGTCGGCGATGAGCAGGCCAGGCGCATGATGGGACGGCCACAACGGTATCCTTACCACCTTTGA